In Papaver somniferum cultivar HN1 chromosome 1, ASM357369v1, whole genome shotgun sequence, a genomic segment contains:
- the LOC113317464 gene encoding probable LRR receptor-like serine/threonine-protein kinase At3g47570, which translates to MANLTTNLVQLDFSNNKIYGSIPQGIQTLVGLTKLLLGSNQLTGSIPPGMGLLQNLGILDLVENKLVGPIPPSFGNLTRLIQLYLSDNDLTGLIPLSLGDCKSLQVLDLHMNRLSGSIPKQVLELPALSLMLNLAINSFPGALPVEVGKLKNLEELYLSENKLSGEIPSAIGQCSSLKYLYMNNNFFRGNIPPSFIFLKGLEELFLSDNNLSGMIPEGFENLRMLIKMNLSRNNLEGAVPEEGVFNNITAFSIEGNSKLCGGIPILKLPNCPIPIKPNMEQTQEKSKPTKVIIIIIVVVVLFLTLIVFSTILYLIKKSKTKLPPTPLDVGIRFKAVSYNALLKATNEFNNSTNLLGVGSFGSVYRGILQQNESNPVAVKVLHLQQKGATKSFMAECNTLREIRHRNLLKIVTVCSSTDFQGNPFRALVFEFMVNGSLESWLHPTVSHNEDQLQEKNLNLERRLNIAVDVASALNYLHHESQSPIVHCDVKPSNVLLDDDLTAHVGDFGLAKFLNFSPSSNSRQLNEQDASSIAIKGSIGYVSPEYGMGGEVSTQGDVYSYGILLLEMFTGKRPTDDMFKDGTNIHNYSKTHELPERVEEIIDSRLMLELREDHNDAEIVTSSMLRNERRIIARDKMRQILASVVQIGVKCSSELPSNRSSMNEVVVGVQTVKNQFHGLGR; encoded by the exons ATGGCCAATCTCACAACAAACCTTGTTCAACTAGATTTCAGTAATAATAAGATATATGGAAGTATTCCTCAAGGTATTCAGACTCTTGTCGGTTTAACCAAACTTTTGTTGGGTTCAAACCAATTGACAGGAAGTATTCCTCCAGGTATGGGGCTCCTTCAAAATTTGGGAATATtagatttggttgaaaacaaacTCGTTGGTCCAATCCCTCCTTCATTTGGTAACTTAACACGATTGATCCAACTCTATTTATCTGATAATGACTTAACAGGTTTAATTCCATTGAGTCTCGGAGACTGTAAGTCTTTGCAGGTCTTGGACCTACATATGAACAGACTAAGTGGTAGCATACCCAAACAAGTTTTAGAACTTCCTGCTTTATCATTGATGTTAAACTTAGCTATTAACTCATTTCCCGGTGCACTTCCTGTCGAAGTCGGGAAGTTAAAAAACCTTGAGGAGTTGTATTTGTCTGAAAACAAATTATCCGGTGAAATTCCAAGTGCCATAGGCCAGTGTTCAAGCTTAAAATATCTATATATGAATAATAACTTCTTCCGCGGAAACATACCtccatcttttatttttttgaaaggtCTTGAGGAATTATTTCTATCTGACAATAATTTGTCTGGTATGATTCCGGAAGGCTTTGAGAATCTAAGGATGCTTATCAAAATGAATTTGTCACGTAATAATTTGGAGGGAGCAGTACCCGAAGAAGGAGTGTTTAATAACATAACTGCATTTTCAATTGAGGGAAATAGTAAGCTTTGTGGTGGTATACCTATTTTGAAGTTGCCGAATTGTCCCATCCCGATAAAACCAAATATGGAGCAAACACAGGAGAAATCAAAGCCTACCAAAGTTATTATTATCATCATAGTTGTTGTGGTTTTATTTTTAACTTTGATCGTGTTTTCCACCATTCTTTACTTGATAAAGAAGTCAAAAACCAAGCTGCCTCCGACGCCTTTAGACGTGGGAATACGCTTCAAAGCAGTTTCTTACAATGCGCTTCTTAAAGCTACCAATGAATTTAACAATTCAACCAATTTGCTTGGTGTGGGAAGTTTTGGTTCTGTGTATAGGGGAATTCTTCAACAAAATGAATCAAATCCTGTTGCAGTGAAAGTTCTACACCTTCAACAAAAAGGTGCAACCAAGAGTTTCATGGCTGAATGTAATACTCTGAGGGAAATTAGACATAGAAATTTACTCAAGATTGTAACTGTTTGCTCGAGTACTGATTTTCAAGGTAATCCTTTCAGAGCCTTAGTTTTTGAGTTCATGGTTAATGGGAGTTTGGAGAGTTGGTTGCACCCAACTGTTTCACACAATGAAGATCAACTTCAAGAGAAGAATTTGAACTTAGAGAGAAGGTTGAACATTGCAGTTGATGTTGCTTCTGCACTAAATTATCTTCACCATGAATCTCAATCACCCATTGTGCATTGTGATGTGAAGCCAAGCAATGTCCTTCTTGATGATGATTTAACTGCCCATGTGGGTGATTTTGGCTTGGCTAAGTTCCTTAATTTTAGTCCGTCTAGTAATTCTAGACAGCTGAATGAACAAGACGCAAGCTCAATTGCAATTAAGGGCTCAATCGGTTATGTTTCTCCAG AATATGGAATGGGGGGAGAAGTGTCAACACAAGGTGATGTATATAGCTATGGGATTCTTTTGTTAGAGATGTTTACAGGAAAGAGGCCAACAGATGACATGTTTAAGGATGGTACGAACATTCATAACTACTCTAAGACGCATGAGTTGCCAGAGCGTGTTGAAGAGATTATTGATTCACGCTTGATGTTAGAATTAAGAGAAGATCACAACGATGCTGAAATTGTCACCTCCAGTATGTTAAGGAACGAAAGAAGAATCATAGCTAGAGATAAAATGAGACAAATTTTGGCTTCCGTAGTTCAGATTGGAGTTAAATGTTCTTCAGAGTTACCTTCAAACAGAAGCAGCATGAATGAGGTTGTTGTTGGTGTACAAACCGTTAAGAATCAGTTTCATGGTCTTGGAAGATAA
- the LOC113361851 gene encoding uncharacterized protein LOC113361851 yields the protein MCKIPVSKARRAERNNETVKDCISSSMAWDFDFSRNLKENELGDVISLLQLVGDPSVVMGSADEDDQRKWELGDDFSVANCYDSLDVDGFLSFPHKQLWNPKIPLKVSFLVWTLCFNGAPTNDYLARTDRANTGNCILCNAELETNEHLFLHCKETSKLWSYFFDSFGQ from the coding sequence atgtgtaaGATCCCTGTTTCTAAAGCAAGACGAGCAGAACGAAACAATGAAACTGTAAAAGATTGCATTTCATCTAGTATGGCTTGGGATTTCGATTTCTCAAGAAATTTGAAGGAAAATGAGCTAGGTGATGTTATTTCCCTACTACAATTAGTGGGAGATCCTTCTGTGGTAATGGGTTCAGCTGATGAAGATGACCAGAGGAAATGGGAGCTAGGTGATGATTTCAGTGTTGCAAATTGCTATGATTCACTTGATGTGGATGGTTTTTTATCTTTCCCTCATAAGCAGCTTTGGAATCCAAAAATTCCTTTAAAAGTTTCATTTTTGGTGTGGACTCTTTGCTTTAATGGTGCACCAACTAATGATTATTTGGCAAGAACCGATAGGGCCAATACAGGTAATTGCATTCTTTGTAATGCAGAGTTGGAGACTAATGAGCATCTGTTCCTCCATTGTAAAGAAACTTCAAAGCTTTGGAGTTACTTTTTCGACAGCTTTGGACAGTAA